The following proteins are encoded in a genomic region of Mycobacterium sp. 155:
- a CDS encoding DUF4333 domain-containing protein: MSGPQGSDPAQQWPGQQPEPGNDQPSGSDAWQPPASSDEPTTHAQTWQPPAYPQQPEQPQQQQPDYSAYQQSQSAYAQPQYPSTNQYGQQQPYALPGQFGQPGQPGQPGQPGQFGQPGQYGQPGQPDQYGQFGQPGQYGQPQFGQPGQFGQYTPPGAEEGSKRSLGVVLGVVGALVVLVLAAVGVLGFWKPGWFVTTELDVNKAQEGVTKILTDEENGYGNKSVSDVNCNDGKNPKVKKGDTFTCEVSVDGTKRKVTVTFQNNDGTYEVGRPK; this comes from the coding sequence ATGAGCGGACCGCAGGGATCTGACCCGGCGCAGCAGTGGCCCGGTCAGCAGCCCGAGCCCGGTAATGATCAGCCGTCAGGCTCGGATGCGTGGCAGCCGCCGGCCAGCTCCGACGAGCCGACCACGCACGCTCAGACCTGGCAGCCGCCCGCCTATCCGCAACAGCCCGAGCAGCCGCAGCAACAGCAGCCGGACTACTCGGCCTATCAGCAGTCCCAGTCGGCGTACGCACAGCCGCAGTACCCGTCAACCAACCAGTACGGCCAGCAGCAGCCCTACGCGCTGCCGGGCCAATTCGGTCAGCCGGGCCAACCTGGCCAGCCGGGCCAACCCGGTCAGTTCGGTCAGCCTGGTCAGTACGGTCAGCCGGGCCAACCAGATCAGTACGGTCAGTTCGGCCAGCCCGGTCAGTACGGGCAGCCGCAATTCGGGCAACCGGGTCAGTTCGGCCAGTACACCCCGCCGGGTGCGGAAGAAGGGTCCAAGCGCTCGCTCGGCGTGGTCCTCGGTGTCGTCGGAGCCCTTGTCGTGCTGGTGCTCGCCGCTGTCGGCGTGCTGGGCTTCTGGAAGCCGGGATGGTTCGTCACCACCGAACTGGACGTCAACAAGGCCCAGGAAGGCGTGACCAAGATCCTCACCGACGAGGAAAACGGTTACGGCAACAAGAGTGTTTCCGACGTCAACTGCAACGACGGCAAGAACCCCAAGGTCAAGAAGGGTGACACCTTCACCTGCGAGGTCAGTGTCGACGGCACCAAGCGCAAGGTCACGGTGACCTTCCAGAACAATGACGGCACCTACGAGGTCGGCCGCCCCAAGTAG
- a CDS encoding 5'-3' exonuclease, producing MTAPVLLLDGASMWFRSFFGVPSSITAPDGRPVNAVRGFLDSIATLVTNERPSRLVVCRDDDWRPQWRVDLVPSYKAHRVAEAEPDGMPDIEEVPDELTPQVAMIMELLDAFGIATAGAAGYEADDVLGTLATREQHNPVVVVSGDRDLLQLVRDEPTPPVRVLYIGRGLAKATKFGPVEVAGQYGVPADRAGAAYAELALLRGDPSDGLPGVAGIGEKTAAALLARHGSLAAIQAAAHDNTVPMSKSHRAKLLAAADYIAAAEPVVRVATDAPVTMSTPTDALPLAAKEPAKVADLAAAYGVTSSISRLQTALDRLPG from the coding sequence CCGACGGTCGACCGGTGAACGCGGTACGCGGCTTCCTGGACTCCATCGCCACGCTGGTGACAAACGAGCGACCATCGCGCCTGGTGGTGTGCCGCGACGACGACTGGCGGCCGCAGTGGCGCGTCGATCTGGTGCCCTCGTACAAGGCCCACCGGGTAGCCGAAGCCGAGCCGGACGGGATGCCGGACATCGAGGAAGTGCCCGATGAGCTGACCCCGCAGGTCGCCATGATCATGGAGTTGCTGGACGCGTTCGGGATCGCCACCGCCGGAGCGGCGGGCTACGAGGCCGACGACGTGCTGGGCACGCTGGCCACCCGCGAGCAGCACAATCCGGTCGTCGTGGTCAGCGGGGATCGCGATCTGCTGCAGTTGGTGCGCGACGAGCCGACTCCGCCGGTGCGGGTGCTCTACATCGGGCGCGGGCTCGCCAAGGCCACGAAGTTCGGGCCCGTCGAGGTTGCCGGGCAGTACGGGGTACCGGCCGACCGGGCCGGTGCGGCGTATGCCGAGCTGGCGTTGCTGCGTGGCGATCCGTCCGACGGTCTGCCCGGTGTGGCCGGGATCGGCGAGAAGACGGCCGCGGCCCTGCTGGCTCGGCACGGCTCGCTGGCGGCGATCCAGGCGGCCGCACACGACAACACGGTGCCGATGTCCAAGTCCCACCGCGCCAAACTGCTGGCCGCGGCCGACTACATCGCCGCGGCCGAGCCCGTGGTGCGCGTTGCGACTGATGCCCCTGTCACGATGTCCACCCCGACGGATGCGCTGCCACTGGCCGCCAAGGAGCCGGCCAAAGTTGCCGATCTGGCGGCGGCGTACGGGGTGACCTCGTCGATCAGCCGGTTGCAGACGGCACTGGACCGTCTACCCGGCTGA